A genomic window from Salmo salar unplaced genomic scaffold, Ssal_v3.1, whole genome shotgun sequence includes:
- the LOC123738282 gene encoding galectin-1 isoform X2 translates to MAKPMELELKNVKLRAGDQLKVEGRILHEAKGFQIELGCDEDHLALHFNPRFKDDTDGAVLVCNSKIDGCWGHEEREKYSDLQRGSTVKIVLKLTGDVFEVEMPNGHVIKFPNRHVLEVITYVRIRGDLKLTAFKIY, encoded by the exons ATGGCAAAGCCAATG GAACTTGAGCTGAAGAATGTGAAGCTGAGAGCTGGAGACCAGTTGAAAGTGGAGGGGAGGATTCTGCATGAGGCGAAGGG GTTCCAGATAGAACTGGGCTGTGACGAAGATCACCTGGCACTGCACTTCAACCCACGTTTTAAGGATGACACTGACGGCGCTGTGCTTGTGTGCAACTCAAAGATTGACGGCTGCTggggtcatgaggagagagagaaatacagtgaCCTCCAAAGGGGTTCTACTGTCAAG ATTGTCCTGAAGCTGACCGGAGATGTGTTTGAAGTGGAGATGCCTAATGGACATGTGATCAAGTTCCCCAACCGTCACGTCCTGGAAGTCATTACCTACGTTCGTATCAGAGGGGACTTGAAGCTCACCGCCTTTAAGATCTACTAA
- the LOC123738282 gene encoding galectin-1 isoform X1 — protein sequence MLVWIIKELELKNVKLRAGDQLKVEGRILHEAKGFQIELGCDEDHLALHFNPRFKDDTDGAVLVCNSKIDGCWGHEEREKYSDLQRGSTVKIVLKLTGDVFEVEMPNGHVIKFPNRHVLEVITYVRIRGDLKLTAFKIY from the exons ATGCTCGTGTGGATAATAAAG GAACTTGAGCTGAAGAATGTGAAGCTGAGAGCTGGAGACCAGTTGAAAGTGGAGGGGAGGATTCTGCATGAGGCGAAGGG GTTCCAGATAGAACTGGGCTGTGACGAAGATCACCTGGCACTGCACTTCAACCCACGTTTTAAGGATGACACTGACGGCGCTGTGCTTGTGTGCAACTCAAAGATTGACGGCTGCTggggtcatgaggagagagagaaatacagtgaCCTCCAAAGGGGTTCTACTGTCAAG ATTGTCCTGAAGCTGACCGGAGATGTGTTTGAAGTGGAGATGCCTAATGGACATGTGATCAAGTTCCCCAACCGTCACGTCCTGGAAGTCATTACCTACGTTCGTATCAGAGGGGACTTGAAGCTCACCGCCTTTAAGATCTACTAA
- the LOC123738282 gene encoding galectin-1 isoform X3, with the protein MCCWELELKNVKLRAGDQLKVEGRILHEAKGFQIELGCDEDHLALHFNPRFKDDTDGAVLVCNSKIDGCWGHEEREKYSDLQRGSTVKIVLKLTGDVFEVEMPNGHVIKFPNRHVLEVITYVRIRGDLKLTAFKIY; encoded by the exons ATGTGTTGCTGG GAACTTGAGCTGAAGAATGTGAAGCTGAGAGCTGGAGACCAGTTGAAAGTGGAGGGGAGGATTCTGCATGAGGCGAAGGG GTTCCAGATAGAACTGGGCTGTGACGAAGATCACCTGGCACTGCACTTCAACCCACGTTTTAAGGATGACACTGACGGCGCTGTGCTTGTGTGCAACTCAAAGATTGACGGCTGCTggggtcatgaggagagagagaaatacagtgaCCTCCAAAGGGGTTCTACTGTCAAG ATTGTCCTGAAGCTGACCGGAGATGTGTTTGAAGTGGAGATGCCTAATGGACATGTGATCAAGTTCCCCAACCGTCACGTCCTGGAAGTCATTACCTACGTTCGTATCAGAGGGGACTTGAAGCTCACCGCCTTTAAGATCTACTAA